In Harpia harpyja isolate bHarHar1 chromosome 21, bHarHar1 primary haplotype, whole genome shotgun sequence, the DNA window CCCTtttattgtaaaaattaaaaaaggcaaaatcattgtaatatttttaaaacagttttaacacATAGCAGGCTTTCCCTTTTCTGATGCCTTTTATTGCCATCACATTGATCTTAGCTGTATTCTTCAAATCTGTTTCAAATCTCTCATTGATTGAAATATGtcttaaatgaagaaagaaatttctcTGGGGTTTACTTTCACAGGAATAGTTTCTTTTACATTACAGCAGCGTTCACACTTATCTGAAAATACACTTGTGTGTTGGATTGGTTTGAGAGTTACCCTCTCTCCCTCCCAATCTCAATCTGTTTAAGTGAAAGAAAGCAATTCAGAGCACGCAGGTTAGTTTCCATGCTGAACGTTTTTTGGAGGAGTCTCCCAATTGGCTGAAGATAAGTGTTTTTAAATCGGTGGTCCATAGAGCACTGGTAAAGCATTATAAGGTTGGTtaacaaaacaaatagaaaaccaAATAAGTAAAACTCATACAAGCACCCTTGTTTATGCATTAATGAAACAGAGTGGGGGAGGAAGTAGAAGTAATAAATGAACTTTTAAAGTTTCAGAGTATCTTCTTTCTTTGATGCAAAGTAAAACAGTTGTGAAAGTGTTGAGCAAGATGGTCTTTGCATGTTTTTTCCCTAAAAGAATAGGTAAGTCCTCAAGTAAAAAATGTTGAGAAATGCTATTGGGGGGGAGCAGAGTCAGTTAACATAGCCAGCTGACTTGAATAGTGAGGCTGTTCcactttttttaatgctgcttctttgttctctgcttttaaGTTAACTTTGTGGTTTTCACCCTGTTTCCAAGTACAGAGGGCAGAGATACCCAAAAACGACTAAAGGCACTGAATGCTGCTGTCCTGAGATTATCCAGGAACATCAAGGAGTTGCAGAATGAGAATCGGAGGCTGAAGGAAGATCTAGATCATGTACTGAGCAGTTCTCCTCCTtccaataaaacaaaaagtatgtCCTGAAAAGTTGGTGAACATGGGGCAAGGGATTTAGGTACATTTGAAATATATGTTTGAGAGCAGGCCCCTACAATGGTAGAAATGAGGGAGTTATTACAAAGGTAAAGATTTAGGAGGGGCAAAGGTTGGAATGAGAAGTTACTTACAGGAGTCTCTGACTTCTGGATATGCTGCTCCGGTCAGATGTGGGTTTCCTTTATTATTATCCCTGAGAATTCTGGACTGGAATCACTTGAAGATTTAATGCTTCACTAGAAAACTGGTTTTCAGTTGTTCAAAACTGATGACTGTGAATAGTTTATATTGATTTCTGATCTAACTGGTGTAGAAGTCAGATATTTTAAGACCATTCTCATTTTTTCATTGCTGCATATTTAAAGTTGGGGTTCAGAGGTCTTTAGATGGTCTTTCTATATGGACAGAAGTTTCAAAAAGCAAGAACAATGTTGACTCACCAATAGTTTCATGTTTAAAGATTTGTTATTGTATTTAGATTATAGTGAGTGGAGCAGACAGAGGCTGGTGAGGCGGATTTCGGAACTAGAAAAAGTAAGTGATCATAGTGATGTGGCCATCTTACCTGTCTTCGAGCAGAAAATGCAGAACCACTGGCTTGTGCTCATGGCATGTTGTCCTTCAATGTATCAGCCTTGCGCATTCTGGCTCATGCGTGTAAACTGATGCCTGTACCATGTacccttcctcctttttttcttttctcatactTGTTACATATAGATGCGCATTTTAGAATTAACTTCCATTTGATCTTTTCTCATGgcctaaagaaaataattttatgctaaatttaattttcttctttttttcttttgtatttttctgtgtaaatttATCCTGTTTAGAAAGTATGTGCCATGGAGAACACCAGGGTGTCATCAGCAGATAGTGAGTCATCACAGTTACTTGCTGTGTCATCTTCGCCTTCTGTAGACCTGGATCATCCAGCCTTTCAACAGGTAGACCGTGTTGAGGAATGTCGTCGCCTCCAAGGGCTAGTGAAGAAACTGAAGAGTGATAGGAAGGCACTTCAAAATCTCCTACTCAATAAAGAGTAAGTGTGACTCTTGTCTGAGttgttttctgaattatttaattatttcctaTCACATTATGAAACAATGTAATAAGTCCTTCacattttcagcaagaaaacGAATTTTGAGGGTcccttcagcttttatttcaaaagcttCTTCTAGTCCTACTAGTGTTGTAAAAttacattgcagaaaaaaaagtcagtgagaGGATAGAAAATGAGAATTTCTCATTGTTTCTAACACATTTTTCAAGGCACTTTTTTTTGCCAACCACATTGAAAAGCCTTTGAAGGGTTATGTGTCACTTTACACAGCAACTTCTTGCAAGTAATTTGCTGTAAAAATGTCTtgttttttcaacatgttttGTCCTGATCTACCACTTCCTCCATTTAAGCCTGCCTTCTGCCATATGATGCACTGTGACTTCTTTTCTCCCCAGTAAGCGATTCATTTGCAATTTGTATTGCTTGGACTCCTTTGGTGTGTCATTGCATAAGGGCAGGCAGGTTAACCTGATCGTGAGCAGAGATGTGCACACATCTATGTATTGTTGGTAAGACATTCTGCCTCCTGTGTCAACTCGCCTCTGAACAAAAATGCACAGTGAGAGCATGTGAAGAGGCGTTTTGCTTCTGAACAATGTATGCTTgcactttgttttgtttaaaaggaaaaattaaacatttagtTACTTGACAAACTTGAGAGAACCTATTTTATTTAGAAGCTTAAACAAAATAACTACTTTGTTGAAGTATGAATGTCTTAAGCATTGCTTAGATTTCATTATACCTTTGTAGATCAGATATCAAGCAGTTACTGCAGGCTAAGGCTGAagtggagctggagctgcagaagTGGCAGaataagatggaagaaaaaagtacagaagaGCAGACTTTAAGGTATCATATTTTGTATTAGTAGAtcctttcagaacaaaaaaaaatctggtaaagTATAATTCTCTTTTGAAGTGGCTCAAAATCTGTAGGAGATGAGCTTAACTGCAGGAAGCTGGGAATTCATTTAAGCAGAACTGTTTTGGAGAGATGGAGTAAGTTACTGGGGGAAGAATTCTACAGAGTGGTTTTAGAAGAAGTGGAAGACCAAGAAGTATAGTAAAATTAAGaatgaaattataataaaaattaataagataaatggaaaaagaaagctgCCATGTTGGgctcagacatttttttttctctttctaaggAAAAACTATAGTATCTTTACCTTAGCCTATGCTTCTAGACCATTGCCAATAAGTCATTCCATTAACTTCATGTATTCTGTGTAACTGTTGATGATAATCCTGTGCAAGggtggccaaaaaaaaaaaagttatttcattatTGCTTTGTAAGAAAGGACTGACATATGAAACTGTAGAGCTCTAGATGCGTTATTAATAGTATCAAGGGTACCATTGTAACCCTGGGACTTCTTAATTTTAACGTAAGGCTGTACTATCACAACTTGAGAATTGATGTCACATGTCTGTTACTATGAGAATATGTATCATGTTATCCTGAACAGTTCCTCACTTTggccttaaaaaaccccaaagcaaccaAATCTTATGAAATAGGTTCAGTATTTTCAAAGCGGGAACAACAGAAAATTTCTGGCTAtaaatatctttgcttttccaACTGTAGTGAGGAAATCCAGAACCTGACACAGAAAGTAGGGAAACTGGAGTCAAAATTGGAGCAACAGAAGAGTCAAATAGCAGAAGATACAATGGAAAAGCTTAATAAGGTATAGACACAtatttttgttggtggttttgtttgtgtgtgtttttcccaCTTGCATCTAATATATTGCAAATTGACCTGATAGTCTAAATAGCTGCTAGTTGTGCCTTTTCAGAGAGGCATTAAATCTTGTCAGAGATTCTGAATGATGGTTAATTCCCAGCATTTGTTGGTAAGTTGTTTCAATAATTACCACTGcaacttgggggttttttggagctGTTCTATTAGTGATTATCTGCCTCAccattgcttttttcttcttcagtggaATGTTGCAAAAAGCTTACACTTTTAAGTGTTTGTGTGTTTtgccttacttaaaaaaaaaaaaaaaaaacaccagacaTTTGTGGTTTTGCTTATATATTCTTATAACATCTGAACCCATTAGCTAATTTCAGTCCAATTTTGTAGAGGGAGGGAGGTCTTGTAGGATTTGACAGATAAAGGATAGACACACAGGTAAGTGTGCTCACTGGCAGActagcaaaagacaaaaatcccTTTTCAATGATTTTTATGCTGGTCAGGTGATCAGTTAGGGCACATGTGCTGTCCAGTCAGAAAATATTCATTAGCCTTTCTGTTTGGATGGAAGCAGGGTACTTTTTCATGGGAAGGTTTACAGGATGTAGAGCACTAATCATAACGAAAGTTGAGGGTTTCTTTTAATTCCACTGCTGATGGGACACCATATATGAGTAAAGAATTAGGGAAGATgtcaatacaataaaataaacccTTATTTCCTTTGAATTGAACTTTTTCTAGAGTTGAGGTATTCATAACATCTTCTTTCTGGATTTTCTGGTATCTAGCAAATATATTTGTGCATCTGTTGATCTTGGGCAGTCTTTAATGGGCCTCTGTAATCAGTTGGGGTATTTTTGTGAAATATGACTGAACTTGGTATCTTTGCAATCTTCCATCCCTCTGCCAGATGCTGTGTAACTGGCCGGTAGAGATGAATGGGCACTGACAGACATGCTTTCAGATGCAGTGTGGTCATGTTAATCTCATTTCACTAAAAACTAGTTGAAAATTATTACTGGGGTTTTTGATCGtttgtacttaaaaataaatagaccCTGAAATACAGGTagtaaaaaatatgaataaaaatgtcCACTAGCTTAAGAGGGTGCTGGTTTTTGATATACTGTGCAATTCTTTagattcttttttgtgtgttataggttGATGGATGCTAGATGATGTTTGGAATACCAAATAACTTGAGTCTTTAAAAACAGCCAACAAacagctcctttttttcctctgcagactATATATATTCTTGGCCAGTAACCATCCATTTATTGAAATGTTCCCATTATTTGTAATTATCACTAAGTTCCTaccaatttttcattttaatagtaggttgtcatttttaatataatatgaTCCATTTGCTAAACTTAAGCCTGTAACTCAGCGTTTTTAGGTTATAAATAAATCCTTTTCACAGAatcaagaggtttttttcagagtcTATAAAATCTCTTGTTCCTCTACTTAGAATTTTACACCAACAAATTAAATTAGTCTTTTAAAATTGCAGTTAACTTTTGGCAAGTGAGGTATGACAATTAGTATGGGATAATTAGGGATCAAAAGGATCAGATGGTGAGAGGTGGAATATGCAACCACAGCGCGGAAGAAATAACTGGaacaaaatcttgttttgttcctggtttctttctttttcctctaattaATTTCTTCAAGATAGAAGAGTGGAGTTATGCCAATATACACAAGTTCTCCGTCTTGTCGGTGTCATATGATGGCCAACTCATCAGTAAGCTTAAACAGATGATTATGCGGCCACAGAAGCCAGGATGAGACATGAGAGCGCTCCCCAGTTAATTAATACTAGTCTCTCCTGGAGAAGAATTGCAAAATTAGGTATCCTGATATTTGTTCTCAGTCTGTCAATAACATACAAACCATTTCTGATCAACAAAGCAGTGCGTTCCACTGTTGGAGCTCCCATTGCTTTAGTAATGCATAGAAAAATAGGAGTGTGTGTAAATGAAAACCTTTCCATTCCCATGCTCTGCTAACAGCTAAAATGGGGACAGAAATGTGTTTCACTATAACAGTCATCTAGATGATGACTTTGAACGTTAGCAGTATTCAGAACTAAGAGTTTCCTCTTAAACTTCCTTCCACTCTGCAGGCCGGATGAACATTTAACAACTCTGGTGCTGATTTTGTAACCTGTTTCCCTCATAGAATTCCAGCTTGTGCCTTTAGTGTACTAAGTTCAAGATTCTCCTTTGCAGTCTTCACCAGTCTGCATGGTTAAAGGCAAAGATGATCACAGGAAGGAACAAGCAGCCAAAATCATCCAGAGACAGTGGAAGATGTACCGAAATAAGGTGAGATTCTCCTATCAGGGAACAGTGAGGACATGCCCCTCTGAATCTTACTCTTGTTTTAGCATCTACAGTAACCTGCTGCCAGGCTCCAGGAACTGCAGCAGTGCTTCCCAGTATGATTCCTTACCACCATCTTCTCTTCCACTGCTTTTTTCAAgtcctccctgctgcttcttttgccttTGCTCTCTAGAACCCTGTTGTTCCTGCTGTGAAATAGCCAGTTTCTGAATGGGAGAGTTTGGGTGAGCAGAGAACTAAGGAAGCGTAGCGGTGTTtgaagcagcactgctgctgttgcttccTTGGGGTATGACTGAGGAGTTAAATTTCCCTTGCAGAAATCCTCCAATCAATACAGGAAGTTTCATGTATTTTGTTACACTCAACTAAGACAAAATGATCTAGAGAAAAAGTGTTAACCTTAAATTTTGTTCTATGGGCAACACCATAATGCTGCTTTTTCCATGTATAGGACATGGTGTGAGGTGGGCCTTGTAAATGCTTCTTAGGAAACTAAAGACAAAAGAACTATCCATACATATTTCAAagattaaaagctttttcttttccttaagttTGTTGTTTGAGTTTTCAGGGGGAGGTGGGACAGGTGTTTCCATTGTTTTAATTGTTggggaaaaatttggaaaatcTTTGTTAGATAAAACTTGCACATATTTGTGATATTGACTtaggcatttttcatttcagaaagaagaaattgcTCTGGATGAGGTGAGTGTGTTTGACACCcaacaaaacagtaaaacatttaatttgtaTCGAAGGACAAacaaataactttatttttaaagatgttttattgtAATATGAACCGTTGTTCCAAGATCATGTTTGTTCTTCAGGCTGGCTCATGATCTACCTTCTGACATCCTGGCTTTGTTTGATATATCTTGTCAAAGTGTTCCCCTTCTGGTCTCAAATTTTCTGTACTTAGCACCTTCTGCAAGAAGaatgcttctgaaaattttgaaCAAAATTTGATACAGACAGGAAAGTTTTTCTGCATTACGTAATTCTAataatgctttcattttcactATGATGAGTCTTCAGAAAGATTTGAAGTAGGAATTTGAAGCCTTTGCTAAGAAGAAACATCTTTGACAAACTTGTCACTTTTTGATAAATGTTCTGCACAAAGGTTTTTATTAAGCTGTTTCTTCAAATAGCACAATGTAGCATCTTACATTTGTTTTTTCCAGAACGTTAAAAATCCTACTTTCAGAAATTACAACAAATTCTAGCCATGTGACACAAACATATTGTTTTACATCTAGATGCTTTTTGTTGATTAGAATCCAGTAAAATCTCTGAGTAGAGAGGAAAGACTTAGGTTCAGTGTAATCACCACAATGGTCTGCCAGACTTGGCTTAATTTCTGATTGTATCAGAGCATCACAGAGCCTGCTGGGTAGCCAGAATCTAATATGGGAATGGGAGCATATTGCTATATTTGTGAAACATAGGCTAGTGTTGGCAGCTAGAACTTAACTGTGTTTGATAAGATCAATCATGAACGTCTCCCACATTGAATTTAAACCATGGAGGTGTATGTCTGTGGGTTGTCACAGGCTGGGGATTCTCTGGATTGCAGCAGAGTACCTATGAAGTAACGGGGATGTGTGTGTTTCCCTTAAACATAAGAAAAGGTCAAGACATCAAAGAGTTTCCATTGCACAGGGAAAAGTTATTTTCCCCATGTGCCTCTTCCCTCTGGACTCTTGTTTTAATTTATAGCTGCCATCTTTCAAAGCAGCTAACATCTACTTATTTCTTTCTATGCTAGGCAGTTGTTATGCTTCAGGCAGCTTTCAGAGGACATTTAGCTCGACAGAAACTGTTACTGAATAACAGGACGCATGATGCAAAATCTCACAAGGTAATTGTTGGGGAAAATGGGTATCCAGGCATCCCATTATGTTTAGTTTACAGTGTAAAGTACTGTACTTCCAGACTTAATTCTCTGAATCACCCGGTGATGTTTTAACGCACTAGTTGGCAGCACCGCTGTAATTCCAGAAAGATATCGAGCTCATTCCCTAGCCTCCCTTTCCATCTTCTTTAGTTCACAGTTTTTCTTAGAAGTAAAGCTATAACTTCTCTGCATTATGGACTGTAGCTAggtctcctctttttttctggttctccCATCAGCTAATAATGTACCCTTTAACTTTTAATTCGGAGTGCTGTTGAAAACTGTACTTGCTGTCAAGTGTTCACTGCTGAATCATTGTAGTAATAGACAAACCTTTGTCACTGAAGTTCAGAAATAAGGATTTGGAAAGCATCTTTGATTGGGTTGAAAAGTAAAGGAGTCTTGCATGTGGTATGCTCAACCAAAGACTGGTAGGGTCCTCTGTCATGTCAAACTCACTCCAGATTGCTCAGttctaaatatgaaaaaatttCCTTACCAATTAAACATTTGGTTTTGGTAAATCATTTGCCAATTTATATGAACATCCTTTGGATGCAGGCTAAAGTTAATTTGTAATTCTCCATCCAGGTTGTCCATCTGGTTGCACTTTACATgcacttttatttcagtaaactGGCCCAATGCAGTAGGACTGAATACTTTTGCTTGATACAAGCAGAAGATATATCCATCATGAAGGTTGTCTTATCTCCTTTGACTTCAAAAGGTTTGCTTCCTGGAAAATAAATGAACTTTCCTTGCAGGTGTCTGCTCTTTCATTAATTGAATACAGATGCTTCAAGCTTGTATGATGATCAGATTTGCATTTCCTGCTGATTTAGTCTTATAGAACCTTAAAGACTGCAGACCAAAAGATGGGAATATTTGCTTTACTACCACTTTCACAATCAGGAACAAGATTGTGAAAGAGTCTGTCAAGCTTCTGTGCAATCTGTAAAAGGTCAGTTTTCTTTAATCTGATTGCTTTGCAGAACTCCTGCATGTCTTCCACGTCAACCTCCTTGAGCTTGTCTTCTGATTGCAAGGAGAAAGATGAGATTGTGACATTTATCCAGTCCATTTTCAGGGCTCACTTAGCACGTACAGTACTGCTTGAGGAGAGGTAAGTGAGGAATAGATACTTCTGCAACATGCAGtagcaaaattgtttttattaGAGGAGAGGgctcatttttttaatagaattttagTGTGGGTTTcttggcagagaaggagaacAAGACCGTTGTTCCAACAAAGACAAGGGAGAGCTTGCTCCTGAGAAAATTCAAAGGGTATGCAACTAAAAGGGTTTCTCTTTGCAGCAGTAGTCTTCCCATATCCTGTTCTCCATAGCAATGaggaaaagtaaagtaaaataattactctttggaaaaaaaaaaattaaattacagttgCTATCAAACTGATTGCTAGTACACTCGCTTAATGTAAGTGAATCTGAAGCCCTGGCATGTAAAAGTTAAGGGTTATGTGGAGGAAGAACAGGTAAGAGCTAGGATACCATCTTGCTGAGGAAGAACGCAATGATTTACTTACTGCTTAAGTTTATGGTGACTCTGTCttgaaaaatacttcctttctcTCCAGGGTTTACTGCTCCAAAAGTTTTAAATATTGGCTGCCATGGTTACAAGGAGAGTTACATAGCTGTCACCTCACTTAGTGTCTGAATTCACTTCTGCAGGTGATAAGCTTTTGTCTCTTGGACGCTAGCAACACAAGAAACTTTTCAGCGTACCCTCTGAAGACAGAGTGCAGTTACTGTTCTGTGCCTTACGCTATGCAGTATGTCTTTTTGCAGGCCCTCTGTGTCCAGTGCACCAAGTGAGAAAGCAGATTCTGCAGTTTACATTACAGAGAAGAAACCGGTCTCAGCAGCGCTCCAGAGACCTCCTTCAAGCTTCATGTCGCCTCTTCCTGGTAATCTCATTTCCCTCTGTGTTCAAAAGTATTGGTGTTTTGAGTGGGTGGGTGCACACACAATTTTATAGAGAACatctgcacatgcacacacatgtgtacATGTACTCTGTGAGTGtgccttccttttaattttatgaCATGTTGCTTATACTAGCACGTGCAGTCccttacataaaaaataaaagctttaacaGTATGAGTACCAGCTTCCTCACAGTGCTTTGCCTTTTTGTCACAACTGTGGTTTGGAAGCTCGCTCTCGGGTGTGAGTGGTAGTTATTCAAGGAACACGGTGTTCCCCTATATTGCCTCTCTACTTCCTTTTTCaatctccccagccctgcagctgtagTATGGTACTTTCCACTACATTTTGGGCCCAAAGCCATAGACAAGCCAAGAATGTTTTCACCATCCTGACTTAGTTTCTGAAGGGGACACACATCTGGTAAAAGAACTATCCTAGTCAGCCATGTGTATTTAGTCACGTTTCTTTAGCAGTCTTCCGTTGCTGCTGTAAGGGGAAAGATGAAGTCCTGGATAACCTTGCCAAATAGTACTACTGTAATACAAACTGGggaaaatgtctgtcttttttatgGGTCTTATGCCATTTGGTTTCTTTCTTGAATTCTTCATTGCTGTTTGTGAGAAGGTGGAGTTAAACCCAAAGAGGCTTTTAAGAGGATGTTAGAAGTACTGAGTAGGAAAGGCAAAACAGTGATGCAGATAAGACGGCCCTAGACATACAGCTTCAAAGGagttaaaaacaaatagaaaaaggtTGGTTCTATCCAGAGTGGGATATTTTAGGCTTTTATGGACCAGTTGGAGAAAAAAGAGCAACTTTGAGGGTGACCTGAGAAACAGTTACTTGTTCTTTTGTCAATGAAAAGCTGACAGTCCCTGCAGACTTGCTCAGAAACAGAGCATGCTGTAAGCAGCTGAGGCTGTTTCTCTAAGATACGAGATGGGGAATAAGCCAGATCTGCTGCAGTTGTGAATATAGTCACCcttcagtgaaggaaaatgtgtttaagaaaCTTTACTGTATTCCATATTCAGGAGCTTATTCTACTTTGTGAAGGAGTAGGTAGTACTTGCTTCTGAAGATGTTAAGAGTTTTGAGTGATTTTACTTATATCTGGTGAcagtatccagaaaaaaaaaaagctgcagcatcCTGTTTTGCCTGGGCTGTACTGCAGTAGTCATTATTGGTATGCTTAGTCTAAAGCCAGAGTAAAACAGTTGTGAAATTCTACGCAAAGAGAaagaatcactttaaaaaaatgctttgtgccTCTGAAGAAGTGCTTCTAAGACCCAGAGAAGGGTGTAAGATGAAGCTAGTCTGGTAAATGCAATACTATGAATACTAATAGAGCACAGTCACTGTCTAGCTATGAAGTCTCCAAAGCTAACTTTTATTGGAGGTTATGATGACAAAGTGATGAGTGAAGAAGTTCTGGAAGAATTTGTACTGGAAGGGATAGAGAGGAGACTGTAAACATTCAAACTTTTTTCCTTGCAGTCCTTTTCTGGTGAATATCAAAAAGGAGCGATTGGGAGCAAAGCAGGCTATATTTGCTGCTGATCTTAGAAATATGGGAGACGTTCTCAACATCTGGGATGAGGATAGAATGTATCTAGGCAGCTTGTGAAGAGGCATGCTGGATATGTGCTTCTGTAACTGCACAACTGCCCAAAAGACTGCCTTGCACTGAGTAGCTGTGTGAAGTATTAGCTCTTGGTGCATTGGAGGGTTTAACCAAACTCTCCCAAAAGACAAATTGGGAAAAACCTACTAAAGGAAGGAGAGCATTCTGGTGTAAATGCCACCTGTGTGAAGAAATGTTGACCCCTCAGCAATCTGTTTGGTTATAGCAGGTTTTTTGCCATTTGAATTCATGTAGCTTAAACAGGTTGAAGTTAACTAAAAGTCCAACATCTGTCATTTGTAGCTCATGACTGATGTAAAAATCCACTAGAAAAATGGGGTTTTGATGTAATGTATTTCACTGGTCATCCTGCAGCTTGGAAAGTACATGAGACAAGGAGCTTGTTTAACAGCTGAGTGATTTAAAGCAATCAAATTCCTTTAGCTTTAAATCATGCGGTTGTTGAACAAGCTCTTGCTTCATTTGTCCCAAGTCCAAACTTGCATTTTGTGACCTCTAGATCTTGCAATGATcttaaatttcagtgaaagtATATATtgcagtaagtaatttaatttcactaGCCTTTCTGCATTATTTTGAGAGGAATGGGAAAgagtaaaatgtgttttaaagaacCTTATGTATCTGCTAGAATAGATTTATATAATCCTGGTCTAGCATTGCGGACTTTAAATTCATTGTTTGCATCAGGTTAGATGTGTCTgtgttttctaaattaaaaaaaaaaaatagcaaaagtgGTGTAGCATTCAATACTGCTTTGCTTGTCTTCAGAATGTGGACAGTACTTGGAGATTTGTAAAGCCATTTCTGCTGCTTCCCATGAAATGGaagagataacaattcagtctgtGAAGCTTAGCGTTTTGTTTCTGTCAGGGGAGTGGCAGGAAGGAAGAATATGTTCTGTACATGCACAGTAATCTTGAATAAGGGTAGCATTTCTCTCTGCATATCACTAGCCACTCTGGATACAACTGTTAACTTAATTTGAGGCTTTTTTGAAATCATAATGAATTTACATACAACCCTTAGGTCTAATCAGTGCTTAACCCTTCACAAGCACAAAGATAAAGTTGTCACTCTGAAGTATATTAAACTGAAGACGAGGACAAGAAAATGTCAGACATCAGGAGCAGGATATAATCAAGAGTGATTTGGACAATATTAAGCTATTTCATGTATGATATCTGTTTATTGTTGGAGTTGCATCTTCTAGTTATGCCTGCTTCTGGAAGTTCTCTTTGCTCATCCTTATCACCAGTACTACTGGCTCATAAATCTTCCTGAAAAACTCTTATGTTATTTGTTAACTGATGCAGCGAAGAATTTCACTTAACTAGAAAGTCATGTGTTTCTTTGCTTCTGTAGGTTGAGGTCAGTGTAATGGCCTCCCCGCATTCCTCCTTTCCATTCACAGGCTCTCTGTCTGTCACTCTTTTTCTATTTCTGGGCTGGTTGCGGTCCCCTTTCTTTATTCCACATTCCAGTTGCTGTGTATGCCTCCTCTTCCATACCaggaggttggggtttttttctctgtcaggAACCTCTTATTTCACCGAGAGACCCATGGCGTGTCTGTTCTTCTCCCCAAGTAATCCCTGTATGCCCTccattttcccttccatttcagTGTCAAAATCTCAGTGTATGGCTTCTTACTTGTCTGTTTCCTCTTTCTACCACAGGTTGTctcaatttgttttcttctctgggaGATAGTCTTTTCA includes these proteins:
- the IQCE gene encoding IQ domain-containing protein E isoform X1, translating into MARGAGEAAAEGELGDDNLSVITCESDTEMKLKKKIFHKPPKSPKSPYSSSTQLYPKKPAVWRSLQGTSSAHLESAAVKNPRQMWLGSLKQGVSHPLKSDAGMGHMRTNISSSTPEYLKEALGMKKPKHSRSSSNGYIPGTPDYKEKEDMYDEIIELKKTIQAQKNEGDRMKTKLRRLEEENNRKDKQIEQLLDPSRGSELARALSEKTTDNGWVVSGLKQKILKLEQQCKEKDITINKFQADMKTTNLEEMRIAMETYYEEVHRLQLLLAKSETMRKNTEGRDTQKRLKALNAAVLRLSRNIKELQNENRRLKEDLDHVLSSSPPSNKTKNLLLYLDYSEWSRQRLVRRISELEKKVCAMENTRVSSADSESSQLLAVSSSPSVDLDHPAFQQVDRVEECRRLQGLVKKLKSDRKALQNLLLNKESDIKQLLQAKAEVELELQKWQNKMEEKSTEEQTLSEEIQNLTQKVGKLESKLEQQKSQIAEDTMEKLNKSSPVCMVKGKDDHRKEQAAKIIQRQWKMYRNKKEEIALDEAVVMLQAAFRGHLARQKLLLNNRTHDAKSHKNSCMSSTSTSLSLSSDCKEKDEIVTFIQSIFRAHLARTVLLEESMSFCRPSVSSAPSEKADSAVYITEKKPVSAALQRPPSSFMSPLPARSSEKQSQPILPLSVDEAHSDDSDDIVIVSPLLQMKKNYTHF
- the IQCE gene encoding IQ domain-containing protein E isoform X2; translation: MARGAGEAAAEGELGDDNLSVITCESDTEMKLKKKIFHKPPKSPKSPYSSSTQLYPKKPAVWRSLQGTSSAHLESAAVKNPRQMWLGSLKQGVSHPLKSDAGMGHMRTNISSSTPEYLKEALGMKKPKHSRSSSNGYIPGTPDYKEKEDMYDEIIELKKTIQAQKNEGDRMKTKLRRLEEENNRKDKQIEQLLDPSRGSELARALSEKTTDNGWVVSGLKQKILKLEQQCKEKDITINKFQADMKTTNLEEMRIAMETYYEEVHRLQLLLAKSETMRKNTEGRDTQKRLKALNAAVLRLSRNIKELQNENRRLKEDLDHVLSSSPPSNKTKNYSEWSRQRLVRRISELEKKVCAMENTRVSSADSESSQLLAVSSSPSVDLDHPAFQQVDRVEECRRLQGLVKKLKSDRKALQNLLLNKESDIKQLLQAKAEVELELQKWQNKMEEKSTEEQTLSEEIQNLTQKVGKLESKLEQQKSQIAEDTMEKLNKSSPVCMVKGKDDHRKEQAAKIIQRQWKMYRNKKEEIALDEAVVMLQAAFRGHLARQKLLLNNRTHDAKSHKNSCMSSTSTSLSLSSDCKEKDEIVTFIQSIFRAHLARTVLLEESMSFCRPSVSSAPSEKADSAVYITEKKPVSAALQRPPSSFMSPLPARSSEKQSQPILPLSVDEAHSDDSDDIVIVSPLLQMKKNYTHF
- the IQCE gene encoding IQ domain-containing protein E isoform X3, which gives rise to MARGAGEAAAEGELGDDNLSVITCESDTEMKLKKKIFHKPPKSPKSPYSSSTQLYPKKPAVWRSLQGTSSAHLESAAVKNPRQMWLGSLKQGVSHPLKSDAGMGHMRTNISSSTPEYLKEALGMKKPKHSRSSSNGYIPGTPDYKEKEDMYDEIIELKKTIQAQKNEGDRMKTKLRRLEEENNRKDKQIEQLLDPSRGSELARALSEKTTDNGWVVSGLKQKILKLEQQCKEKDITINKFQADMKTTNLEEMRIAMETYYEEVHRLQLLLAKSETMRKNTEGRDTQKRLKALNAAVLRLSRNIKELQNENRRLKEDLDHVLSSSPPSNKTKNYSEWSRQRLVRRISELEKKVCAMENTRVSSADSESSQLLAVSSSPSVDLDHPAFQQVDRVEECRRLQGLVKKLKSDRKALQNLLLNKESDIKQLLQAKAEVELELQKWQNKMEEKSTEEQTLSEEIQNLTQKVGKLESKLEQQKSQIAEDTMEKLNKSSPVCMVKGKDDHRKEQAAKIIQRQWKMYRNKKEEIALDEAVVMLQAAFRGHLARQKLLLNNRTHDAKSHKNSCMSSTSTSLSLSSDCKEKDEIVTFIQSIFRAHLARTVLLEERPSVSSAPSEKADSAVYITEKKPVSAALQRPPSSFMSPLPARSSEKQSQPILPLSVDEAHSDDSDDIVIVSPLLQMKKNYTHF